From a region of the Kaistia sp. 32K genome:
- a CDS encoding ADP-ribosylglycohydrolase family protein, with amino-acid sequence MTLPNDYLDRVYAGVLGKLIGVYLGRPFEGWTYQRIMEELGPIDYYVHDRLDQPLVVTDDDVAGTFTFVRALEDYGISPDLKAEDIGKAWLNYIVEERSILWWGGVGNSTEHTAWINLKKGIPAPASGSIAVNGQPVAEQIGAQIFIDGWALVAPNQPKLAAKLAEQAGKVSHDGESVYAAMLWAAMEAEAFKSRDIDHLLDVGLSVIPADSLIAKLIADVRRWHKENADWRVARQLIQDHYGYDKYPGNCHVVPNHALMIMSVLYAPDDFQKAQMIVNTSGWDTDCNAGNVGCLMGIMLGLDGIEAGPDWRGPIADRLLISSADGGNSINDAVRVSYYLANLGRLLAGEGRLDKPKDGAQFHFSLPGSQQGFRPQGGFTANAFLRVGNEEFGPARALSIGYEALGPGQEAAAITPTFSPPELLNMRTYDLMATPLVYPGQVVTARLVAPAANKGAVEARLRLRVYDGADKLRDVDGEAVTLAPGADTVLSWRLPELDGQPIAEIGVVLTASGPRADGKILVDYLRWDGAPEVTLKRPAGDGDFWRMAWVNGVSFFSKRFPPSFRISQSLGDGIVSHGTREWTDYALDADIMIHLAVYGGVALRVQGLRRYYDLRVTQSGELQIVRVRDDKEVVLASKPFDFVLEQAIPVHAKVVGSTISATVGGVAIEATDDSAEAFRDGGIGLTVREGALSTDAVKISAA; translated from the coding sequence TTGACCCTACCGAACGATTATCTGGACCGCGTCTATGCCGGCGTTCTCGGCAAGCTGATCGGCGTCTATCTCGGCCGCCCGTTCGAGGGCTGGACCTACCAGCGCATCATGGAAGAGCTGGGGCCGATCGACTATTACGTCCACGATCGCCTCGACCAGCCGCTCGTCGTCACCGATGACGACGTCGCCGGCACCTTCACCTTCGTCCGCGCGCTGGAAGACTACGGCATCTCGCCGGACCTCAAGGCCGAGGACATCGGCAAGGCCTGGCTCAACTACATCGTCGAGGAGCGCTCGATCCTGTGGTGGGGTGGCGTCGGCAACTCGACCGAGCACACTGCCTGGATCAACCTGAAGAAGGGCATCCCCGCCCCCGCCTCCGGCTCGATCGCCGTCAACGGCCAGCCGGTCGCCGAGCAGATCGGCGCGCAGATCTTCATCGACGGCTGGGCGCTGGTCGCGCCGAACCAGCCGAAGCTGGCGGCGAAGCTCGCCGAGCAGGCCGGCAAGGTCAGCCATGACGGCGAATCCGTCTATGCGGCCATGCTCTGGGCGGCGATGGAAGCGGAAGCCTTCAAGAGCCGCGACATCGACCACCTGCTCGATGTCGGCCTCTCGGTCATCCCGGCCGACAGCCTGATCGCCAAGCTGATCGCCGACGTCCGCCGCTGGCACAAGGAGAACGCCGACTGGCGCGTCGCCCGGCAGCTGATCCAGGACCATTACGGCTACGACAAATATCCCGGCAACTGTCACGTCGTGCCGAACCACGCGCTGATGATCATGTCGGTGCTCTATGCGCCCGACGATTTCCAGAAGGCGCAGATGATCGTCAACACGTCGGGCTGGGACACCGATTGCAACGCCGGCAATGTCGGCTGCCTGATGGGCATCATGCTGGGTCTCGACGGCATCGAGGCCGGCCCCGACTGGCGCGGCCCGATCGCCGACCGTCTGCTGATCTCCTCGGCCGATGGCGGCAATTCGATCAACGACGCCGTCCGCGTTTCCTACTACCTCGCCAATCTCGGCCGCCTGCTCGCCGGCGAAGGCCGTCTCGACAAGCCGAAGGACGGCGCGCAGTTCCACTTCTCGCTGCCGGGCAGCCAGCAGGGTTTCCGGCCGCAGGGCGGCTTCACGGCGAATGCGTTCCTCCGCGTCGGCAACGAGGAGTTCGGCCCGGCGCGCGCGCTCTCGATCGGCTACGAGGCGCTCGGCCCCGGCCAGGAAGCGGCGGCGATCACGCCGACCTTCTCGCCGCCCGAGCTGCTCAACATGCGCACCTACGACCTGATGGCGACGCCGCTGGTCTATCCGGGCCAGGTGGTGACGGCGCGCCTCGTGGCGCCGGCCGCCAACAAGGGCGCCGTCGAAGCTCGCCTGCGTCTGCGCGTCTATGACGGCGCCGACAAGCTGCGCGATGTCGACGGCGAGGCGGTGACGCTCGCCCCCGGCGCCGACACCGTGCTCTCGTGGCGCCTGCCGGAGCTCGACGGCCAGCCGATCGCCGAGATCGGCGTCGTGCTGACGGCATCCGGTCCGCGCGCCGACGGCAAGATCCTGGTCGACTATCTGCGCTGGGACGGCGCGCCGGAAGTGACGCTGAAGCGTCCGGCCGGCGACGGCGATTTCTGGCGCATGGCCTGGGTCAACGGCGTCAGCTTCTTCTCGAAGCGCTTCCCGCCGAGCTTCCGCATCTCGCAGTCGCTCGGTGACGGCATCGTCTCGCACGGCACGCGCGAATGGACCGATTACGCGCTCGACGCCGACATCATGATCCATCTCGCCGTCTATGGCGGCGTCGCGCTGCGCGTCCAGGGCCTGCGTCGCTACTACGACCTGCGCGTCACGCAGAGCGGCGAGTTGCAGATCGTGCGCGTCCGCGACGACAAGGAAGTTGTCCTGGCTTCGAAGCCGTTCGACTTCGTGCTGGAGCAGGCGATCCCCGTCCACGCCAAGGTCGTCGGCTCGACGATCTCGGCCACCGTCGGCGGCGTCGCCATCGAGGCGACCGACGACAGCGCTGAAGCGTTCCGGGATGGCGGCATCGGCTTGACCGTCCGCGAGGGCGCGCTCTCGACCGACGCGGTCAAGATCTCGGCCGCCTGA
- a CDS encoding carbohydrate ABC transporter permease, which yields MKHEVKLVESRTTLLLTYGVLVIALVITLFPIALLVLNSVKPAAQIVQNPLAWPETFRWDNFTRAWEDARFSTTMLNSAILTATTIVLVCSTSSLTAYVLARRKIESWKIVTFYLLGTTTAPIQLFLFPLYFGFAKLGLINNPFAVALIYTAIFSPFAVMLLRTYFLAIPRELEEAAQIDGANHWQIFTRVMLPIVSPGILTVALIIGLYSWNEFLIATTFLQGSDNMTAIVSFFLLSGQYSSDWGEIMAAALIIVLPVVILFVLLQRRFIEGMAGGSVKG from the coding sequence GTGAAGCACGAAGTGAAACTCGTCGAGAGCCGGACGACGCTCCTCCTGACCTATGGCGTGCTCGTCATCGCGCTTGTTATCACGCTGTTCCCGATCGCGCTGCTGGTGCTCAATTCCGTCAAGCCGGCGGCGCAGATCGTGCAGAATCCGCTGGCGTGGCCGGAAACCTTCCGCTGGGACAATTTCACCCGCGCCTGGGAAGACGCCCGCTTCTCGACCACCATGCTGAACTCGGCCATCCTGACGGCGACCACCATCGTCCTGGTGTGCTCGACGTCGTCGCTGACGGCCTATGTTCTGGCCCGGCGCAAGATCGAGAGCTGGAAGATCGTCACCTTCTACCTGCTCGGCACCACCACGGCGCCGATCCAGCTCTTCCTGTTCCCGCTCTATTTCGGCTTCGCCAAGCTCGGGCTGATCAACAACCCCTTCGCCGTGGCGCTGATCTACACGGCGATCTTCTCGCCCTTCGCCGTCATGCTGCTGCGGACCTATTTCCTCGCCATTCCGCGCGAGCTGGAAGAAGCAGCCCAGATCGACGGCGCCAATCACTGGCAGATCTTCACCCGGGTGATGCTGCCGATCGTCTCGCCCGGCATCCTGACCGTCGCGCTGATCATCGGGCTCTATTCGTGGAACGAGTTCCTGATCGCCACGACCTTCCTGCAGGGCTCCGACAACATGACGGCCATCGTCTCCTTCTTCCTGCTGAGCGGCCAGTACAGCTCGGACTGGGGTGAGATCATGGCCGCCGCGCTGATCATCGTCCTTCCCGTCGTCATCCTCTTCGTCCTGCTGCAGCGCCGCTTCATCGAAGGCATGGCCGGCGGCTCGGTGAAGGGCTGA
- a CDS encoding carbohydrate ABC transporter permease, with the protein MHRLYLVPTLLINVVIILIPALLTIALAFFRWDGITTPVFIGLQNFQALWYDRVFWTALTNNLIWTGIFLTIPIFMGLLAATLLLVAKRGSMFFQVIYFMPMIIATAILARVWQGMIYSPVSGVNGMLQRMGFPTVDPLTQPSTALLGIATVDLWHWWGFLCVIFFAALRQVPQEQIEFARVEGVSFWNTLRYVLIPAIRPTITLMMIMTVIWSFLVFDFVYILTQGGPAFSSEVLSTLAYRSAFYDLAVGKAAAVAVVISLFGLIATAFYIRAQAKEFHQ; encoded by the coding sequence ATGCATCGGCTCTATCTCGTCCCGACATTGCTCATCAATGTCGTCATCATCCTTATTCCGGCACTCCTGACCATCGCGCTGGCCTTCTTCCGCTGGGACGGCATCACGACGCCCGTCTTCATCGGCTTGCAGAATTTCCAGGCGCTCTGGTACGACCGCGTGTTCTGGACGGCGCTCACCAACAATCTGATCTGGACCGGCATCTTCCTGACGATCCCGATCTTCATGGGATTGCTGGCGGCGACGCTGCTGCTCGTCGCCAAGCGCGGCAGCATGTTCTTCCAGGTGATCTATTTCATGCCGATGATCATCGCGACCGCCATCCTGGCGCGCGTCTGGCAGGGCATGATCTACAGCCCGGTCTCGGGCGTGAACGGCATGCTCCAGCGCATGGGCTTCCCGACGGTCGACCCGCTGACGCAGCCCTCCACCGCGCTACTCGGCATCGCCACCGTCGACCTCTGGCACTGGTGGGGCTTCCTCTGCGTGATCTTCTTTGCCGCGCTGCGCCAGGTGCCGCAGGAGCAGATCGAGTTCGCCCGCGTCGAAGGCGTCAGCTTCTGGAACACGTTGCGCTACGTGCTGATCCCGGCCATCCGGCCGACCATCACGCTGATGATGATCATGACCGTCATCTGGTCGTTCCTCGTCTTCGACTTCGTCTACATCCTGACCCAGGGCGGCCCCGCCTTCTCCAGCGAAGTGCTCTCCACCCTCGCCTATCGCAGCGCCTTCTATGACCTCGCCGTCGGCAAGGCCGCGGCCGTCGCCGTCGTCATCAGCCTGTTCGGCCTGATCGCGACCGCCTTCTACATCCGGGCGCAGGCCAAGGAGTTCCACCAGTGA